The following are from one region of the Brienomyrus brachyistius isolate T26 chromosome 4, BBRACH_0.4, whole genome shotgun sequence genome:
- the LOC125739942 gene encoding activated CDC42 kinase 1-like isoform X4: MEGEEGTEWLLGLLMEVQLQQYLTRIRDELNITRLSHFDYVKNEDLEKIGMGRPGQRRLWEAVKRRKALSKRKSWMGKVFSGKRSEGELQPPPASGSLLPRRSPTPSPSPSRSPLPPEAQALALTCLISERDLQLYEKLGDGSFGVVKRGEWSTPTGSLLNVAVKCLKTDLLDQPDALDDFIREVNAMHSLSHQNLIRLYGVVLTHPMKMVTELAPLGSLLDRLRKTQGHLLISTLCRYAIQIASGMAYLESRRFIHRDLAARNILLASNDLVKIGDFGLMRALPGNDDHYVMQEQRKVPFAWCAPESLKTRTFSHASDTWMFGVTLWEMFSHGQEPWLGLNGSQILHKIDKEGERLSKPEDCPQDIYNVMLQSWAQKPDDRPTFVALREFLVETMPTDMRALQDFEELDKLFIKTNDVITIIEGRAENYWWRGQNKRTLKVGQFPRNVVTSVAGLSANDISRPLKHSFIHTGHGDTNPHRCWGFPDKIDDLYLGNPMDPPDVLGMDLTGAQPTQLPGRSKKVPPPRPPQPAILVQKPYYDSVNEDEVSGSGLKKLSLRKPPEVKGQRLRPAAWVTGTSVQNEVSLIDFMEEVATTPAISPVTDMHPQGTADLLLNSTPPPSPAFGHLPNPLHPSPVVDWDSRPLPPAPAYDEVAPDEEDVEVGSITDEAQCHPLEDNLFMPCGTQTSCNFSQSAEIFRELQQECMRKLKVLGGSSTTLPHSPSPPPFGPDRIVSSPPRGAGPQVPPRIPIPPRPSRVPPSLPPRDSVSQPGSRSPSPASLPQARASLCSSAPPASHLLSALTARLMPTTQSFAPDPKYASPKVMQAEGLGAARAPCILPVVQDGQKASQTHYYLLPERPAYLDKYDRFFREAEDAAPEKRPANTATVRPMVHQQPSAPFKTNFSTNNNGSLAAKPIILPLKVSQGLAGVGRNRQPGTSTADRVKLVQEAVHGVTTEECQAALEEHDWNVQKAVQFLKVEQLFGLGSRTRTECLRVLEKHNWNLEQASAQLLSSYSPLQRR; encoded by the exons ATGGAGGGCGAGGAGGGAACGGAGTGGCTGCTGGGACTGCTGATGGAGGTGCAGCTGCAGCAGTACCTCACACGCATCCGTGACGAGCTCAACATCACACGCCTGTCTCACTTCGACTATGTGAAGAATGAGGACCTGGAGAAGATCGGCATGGGCAGACCCG gacaGAGACGGCTGTGGGAGGCTGTGAAGAGGAGGAAGGCCCTCAGCAAGCGGAAGTCCTGGATGGGAAAG GTCTTCAGCGGCAAGCGTTCGGAGGGCGAGCTGCAGCCCCCGCCGGCCTCTGGCAGCCTGCTCCCCCGACGCTCTCCCACACCCAGCCCCAGCCCCTCGCGCTCGCCGCTGCCCCCGGAGGCCCAGGCGCTGGCTCTCACCTGCCTGATCAGCGAGCGCGACCTGCAGCTCTACGAGAAGCTTGGTGACGGCTCCTTCGGCGTGGTCAAGCGTGGCGAGTGGAGCACGCCCACGGGCAGCCTG TTAAACGTGGCCGTGAAGTGCCTCAAAACAGACCTTCTGGACCAGCCGGATGCCCTCGATGACTTCATTCGTGAAGTGAACGCCATGCATTCGCTGAGCCACCAGAACCTGATCCGGCTCTATGGCGTGGTCCTCACACACCCCATGAAGATG GTGACGGAATTGGCCCCCCTGGGTTCCCTGCTGGACCGGCTGCGCAAGACGCAGGGCCACCTGCTGATCTCCACGCTGTGCCGCTATGCCATCCAGATTGCCAGCGGCATGGCCTACCTGGAGTCTCGGCGCTTCATCCACCGCGACTTGGCGGCTCGCAACATCCTGCTAGCCTCCAACGACCTTGTGAAGATCGGCGACTTTGGCCTCATGAGGGCGCTGCCGGGCAATGACGACCACTATGTCATGCAGGAGCAGCGCAAGGTTCCCTTTGCTTG GTGTGCTCCAGAGAGCCTGAAGACTCGGACCTTCTCCCATGCCAGTGACACCTGGATGTTTGGTGTGACCCTGTGGGAAATGTTCTCCCACGGCCAAGAACCCTGGCTAGGCCTCAATGGCAGCCAG ATCCTCCACAAGATCGACAAGGAGGGTGAACGCCTGTCCAAACCAGAGGACTGTCCCCAGGACATCTACAACGTCATGCTTCAAAGCTGGGCTCAGAAGCCAGATGACCGGCCCACCTTTGTGGCTCTGCGGGAGTTCCTAGTGGAG ACCATGCCCACCGACATGAGGGCCTTGCAGGACTTTGAAGAGCTAGACAAGTTGTTCATCAAGACCAATGATGTCATCACCATTATAGAGGGCAG GGCGGAGAACTACTGGTGGCGGGGGCAGAACAAGCGAACCCTGAAGGTGGGCCAGTTTCCCAGGAACGTGGTGACCTCGGTGGCTGGCCTGTCAGCCAATGACATCAGCCGGCCACTCAAACACAGCTTCATCCACACTGGCCATGGGGACACCAACCCTCATCGCTGCTGGGGCTTTCCTGACAAGATTGATGA CCTGTACCTTGGCAACCCCATGGATCCCCCTGATGTGCTGGGCATGGACTTGACCGGTGCTCAGCCCACACAGCTCCCAGGACGGTCAAAAA AGGTGCCCCCACCGCGGCCTCCCCAGCCGGCCATTCTGGTTCAGA AGCCGTATTACGACTCTGTGAATGAGGATGAGGTGAGCGGGTCGGGCCTGAAGAAGCTCTCCCTGAGGAAACCaccagaggtcaaaggtcagaggcTCCGGCCAGCTGCTTGGGTCACTGGTACCTCAGTCCAAAACGAGGTGTCCCTCATCGATTTCATGGAGGAGGTGGCCACCACCCCTGCCATCTCCCCTGTCACAGACATGCACCCTCAGGGTACGGCCGACTTGCTCCTGAACTCCACACCACCGCCAAGCCCCGCCTTCGGCCACTTACCCAATCCGCTGCACCCCTCGCCGGTGGTGGACTGGGACTCTCGGCCCCTGCCCCCAGCTCCGGCCTATGACGAGGTGGCACCAGATGAGGAAGACGTTGAGGTGGGCTCCATCACTGACGAAGCTCAGTGTCATCCTCTGGAGGACAATCTCTTCATGCCCTGTGGTACACAGACAAGCTGCAACTTCTCACAGTCAGCAGAGATCTTCCGTGAGCTGCAGCAGGAGTGCATGAGGAAGCTGAAGGTCCTGGGGGGGTCATCCACGACTCTGCCACattcccccagccccccccctttCGGGCCAGACCGGATCGTCTCCTCCCCACCCCGTGGAGCTGGCCCTCAGGTGCCCCCCCGCATCCCCATCCCACCGCGGCCCTCCCGGGTTCCACCGTCGCTCCCGCCACGGGATTCCGTGTCCCAGCCCGGGTCACGGAGCCCCAGCCCTGCTAGCCTACCCCAGGCAAGGGCCAGCCTCTGCTCGTCAGCGCCCCCTGCTTCCCACCTGCTCTCTGCTCTCACCGCCCGGCTCATGCCCACCACCCAGAGCTTTGCCCCGGACCCTAAGTATGCTTCCCCCAAGGTGATGCAGGCCGAGGGCCTGGGGGCAgcacgggccccctgcatccTACCTGTGGTGCAGGATGGTCAGAAAGCCAGCCAAACTCACTACTACCTGCTCCCCGAACGGCCTGCCTACCTGGACAAATACGACCGCTTCTTCAGGGAGGCAGAGGACGCGGCGCCGGAGAAGCGGCCAGCCAATACAGCCACGGTGCGTCCCATGGTGCACCAGCAACCCTCTGCGCCCTTCAAGACCAACTTCTCCACCAACAATAATGGCAGCCTGGCTGCCAAGCCCATCATCCTGCCCCTGAAGGTCTCCCAAGGTCTGGCTGGGGTGGGCAGAAACAGACAGCCGGGAACCAGCACTGCTGACAGGGTCAAGCTG GTGCAGGAGGCAGTCCATGGAGTGACCACAGAGGAGTGCCAGGCGGCCTTGGAGGAGCATGACTGGAATGTGCAGAAGGCCGTGCAGTTCCTGAAG GTAGAGCAGCTCTTTGGCTTGGGTAGCCGAACCCGAACCGAATGCCTCCGGGTGCTGGAGAAGCACAACTGGAACCTGGAGCAGGCCAGTGCCCAGCTGCTGAGCTCCTACTCTCCTCTGCAAAG gCGATGA